The proteins below come from a single Ruegeria sp. SCSIO 43209 genomic window:
- a CDS encoding phage major tail protein, TP901-1 family: protein MAAQNGKDLLVKVDMNGTGLFETIAGLRATRISFNAESVDVTSLESQGGWRELLSGAGVKSAAISGSGVFKDAGTDERARQLFFDGETPGFQVIIPDFGIVEGPFQVSSIEYAGSHNGEATYEMSMASAGALSFTAL, encoded by the coding sequence ATGGCTGCCCAGAATGGAAAAGACCTGTTGGTCAAAGTGGATATGAACGGCACCGGCCTGTTCGAGACCATCGCGGGGCTGCGCGCCACGCGTATCAGTTTCAACGCGGAAAGTGTGGATGTGACCAGCCTGGAAAGTCAGGGCGGGTGGCGCGAGCTGCTGTCGGGGGCCGGGGTCAAATCGGCCGCTATTTCGGGCTCGGGCGTGTTCAAGGATGCGGGCACAGATGAGCGTGCGCGCCAGCTGTTCTTTGACGGTGAGACGCCCGGCTTTCAGGTGATCATCCCCGATTTCGGTATTGTCGAAGGCCCGTTTCAGGTCAGCAGCATCGAATATGCGGGCTCGCATAACGGTGAGGCGACCTACGAGATGAGCATGGCAAGCGCCGGCGCGCTGAGCTTTACGGCGCTCTGA
- a CDS encoding gene transfer agent family protein yields MANPWTGEVALTIDGEQRVLKLTLGALAELEQELQAGSLVELVQRFEGGAYSSGDVLALLVAGLRGGGSQVTRDDLLHAEIAGGPMAGAKAAAELLARAFMVPE; encoded by the coding sequence ATGGCCAATCCGTGGACGGGCGAGGTGGCGCTGACAATCGATGGGGAGCAGCGGGTGCTCAAGCTGACATTGGGTGCTTTGGCGGAATTGGAACAAGAGCTGCAGGCCGGGTCTCTGGTCGAGCTGGTGCAGCGGTTCGAGGGTGGCGCGTATTCCAGCGGCGATGTGCTGGCGTTGCTTGTTGCCGGGCTGCGCGGCGGCGGGTCTCAGGTGACCCGCGATGATCTGCTGCATGCCGAGATTGCGGGCGGGCCGATGGCGGGGGCCAAGGCGGCAGCCGAGTTGCTGGCGCGGGCCTTCATGGTGCCCGAGTGA
- a CDS encoding rcc01693 family protein: protein MSGFDWAVLMRAGFLGLRLTPDQFWRLTPAELRLMLGQGAGMPAMNRAGLDALLAAYPDKTQGERNDGS from the coding sequence GTGAGCGGGTTCGACTGGGCCGTACTGATGCGGGCCGGGTTCCTCGGCCTTCGCCTGACGCCGGATCAGTTCTGGCGTCTGACCCCGGCTGAGCTGCGGCTGATGCTGGGGCAGGGCGCCGGGATGCCCGCGATGAACCGGGCAGGGCTGGATGCGCTGCTGGCGGCCTATCCGGACAAGACACAAGGAGAGCGTAATGACGGATCGTGA
- a CDS encoding phage tail tape measure protein, producing the protein MTDRDGFDDLQERGEALGDALGDAATMASAFDGQMRRIKAAFEETGKDVATLERGMSGGLRKAFDGVVLDGMNLSGALDVLKNSMIRTAYSAAIKPVTDHFGGMLANGVGGLVQGILPFADGGSFSQGRVMPFANGGVVSSPTMFPMRGGTGLMGEAGPEAIMPLARGADGKLGVRSQGGARAVNVVMNISTPDVQGFRRSQGQIAAQMSRALGRGNRNR; encoded by the coding sequence ATGACGGATCGTGATGGTTTTGACGACCTGCAGGAGCGGGGAGAGGCGCTGGGTGATGCGCTGGGCGATGCGGCGACCATGGCCTCGGCATTTGATGGCCAGATGCGACGGATCAAGGCCGCGTTTGAAGAGACCGGAAAGGATGTGGCTACGCTGGAGCGTGGCATGTCGGGCGGGTTGCGCAAGGCTTTTGATGGCGTGGTGCTGGATGGGATGAACCTGTCGGGGGCGCTGGATGTGCTGAAGAACTCGATGATCCGCACGGCGTATTCAGCGGCGATCAAACCGGTGACGGATCATTTCGGCGGGATGCTTGCCAATGGGGTGGGTGGCTTGGTGCAGGGGATACTGCCCTTTGCCGATGGCGGCAGTTTTTCTCAGGGCCGTGTGATGCCGTTTGCCAATGGTGGGGTCGTTAGCAGCCCGACCATGTTCCCGATGCGAGGCGGCACCGGGTTGATGGGTGAGGCGGGTCCCGAGGCGATCATGCCACTGGCGCGCGGGGCCGATGGCAAGCTGGGTGTGCGGTCACAGGGCGGCGCGCGAGCGGTCAACGTGGTGATGAATATCTCAACACCGGATGTGCAGGGGTTCCGCCGCTCTCAAGGCCAGATCGCGGCGCAGATGAGCCGCGCATTGGGCCGCGGCAATCGCAACAGATAA
- a CDS encoding DUF2460 domain-containing protein, producing the protein MNFHEVRFPASLSFGSVGGPERRTDIVTLANGFEERNTPWAHSRRRYDAGLGMRSLDDVETLISFFEARQGQMFGFRWKDWSDFKSGAATAEVDKGDQVIARGDGETTDFQLVKTYSSGGFSYVRPILKPVLGTVTLGLDQDAQREGVDFEVDLATGRVMFSAPPPEQVEITAGFEFDVPVRFDTDKIQTSVASFQAGDVPNVPVVEVRV; encoded by the coding sequence ATGAATTTCCACGAGGTGAGATTTCCCGCCAGCCTGAGCTTTGGCTCGGTCGGTGGGCCGGAACGGCGCACGGATATCGTGACGCTGGCCAACGGGTTCGAAGAACGCAACACGCCCTGGGCGCATTCGCGCAGGCGCTATGATGCGGGTCTGGGGATGCGGTCGCTGGACGATGTCGAAACGCTGATCTCGTTTTTTGAGGCGCGGCAGGGCCAGATGTTTGGATTCCGCTGGAAGGATTGGTCGGATTTCAAGTCGGGCGCAGCAACGGCTGAAGTCGACAAGGGCGATCAGGTGATTGCGCGCGGGGATGGCGAGACGACCGATTTTCAGCTGGTCAAGACCTACAGCTCGGGCGGGTTCAGCTATGTGCGGCCAATCCTGAAGCCGGTACTGGGGACCGTGACGCTGGGGCTGGATCAGGACGCGCAACGCGAAGGCGTGGACTTTGAGGTCGATCTGGCGACCGGACGCGTGATGTTCTCGGCCCCGCCGCCTGAGCAGGTCGAGATTACGGCCGGGTTTGAGTTCGACGTTCCGGTACGGTTCGACACCGACAAGATCCAGACCAGCGTGGCCAGCTTTCAGGCCGGTGACGTCCCGAACGTACCGGTGGTCGAGGTGCGGGTCTGA
- a CDS encoding DUF2163 domain-containing protein, producing MSGDKQALQAHLQSGLTTTCRCWAITRSDAQVYGFTDHDMELRFDGLVFKASTGLTAAAIEQATGLSIDNTEAMGALSDASVREEDIEAGRFDGAEVRAWLVNWADPEQRMLQFRGSIGELRRAGGAFHAELRGLTDLLNRPLGRIYQKPCTAVLGDKACRFALETPGYRAEAEIVALDGAALRLQGAESSDAGWFERGRLDVLDGAAQGLWASIKLDEQVRDGRDVTLWSAIGGGLAVGDRVQLIAGCDKRMTTCRLKFNNMLNFQGFPDLPHEDWVMAVPKRSSQHKGGSRR from the coding sequence ATGAGCGGGGACAAACAGGCGCTGCAGGCGCATTTGCAAAGCGGGCTGACCACCACCTGTCGTTGCTGGGCGATCACGCGCAGCGACGCACAGGTCTATGGTTTCACGGATCACGATATGGAGTTGCGCTTTGACGGGCTGGTGTTCAAAGCCAGTACCGGTCTGACCGCTGCGGCGATCGAGCAGGCAACCGGCCTGTCGATCGATAATACCGAGGCGATGGGCGCGCTGTCTGATGCCTCGGTCCGTGAAGAGGATATCGAGGCGGGGCGCTTTGATGGGGCCGAGGTGCGGGCTTGGCTGGTCAATTGGGCCGATCCTGAGCAGCGGATGCTGCAGTTTCGTGGTTCGATTGGCGAGTTGCGTCGCGCTGGCGGGGCGTTTCATGCGGAATTGCGCGGGTTGACCGATCTGCTGAACCGGCCTTTAGGGCGGATTTATCAGAAGCCCTGTACGGCTGTGTTGGGGGATAAGGCGTGCCGCTTTGCCCTGGAGACGCCGGGTTATCGCGCTGAGGCTGAAATTGTCGCGCTGGACGGCGCGGCTTTGCGTTTGCAGGGCGCGGAGAGTTCTGATGCGGGTTGGTTTGAACGCGGCAGGCTGGATGTGCTGGACGGGGCTGCGCAGGGCCTGTGGGCCTCGATCAAGCTGGATGAACAGGTCAGAGATGGCCGCGATGTCACGCTGTGGTCGGCGATTGGCGGCGGGCTGGCGGTTGGGGACCGGGTCCAGCTGATCGCCGGGTGTGACAAGCGCATGACCACTTGCCGACTGAAGTTCAACAACATGCTGAATTTTCAGGGCTTCCCTGACCTGCCACACGAGGATTGGGTCATGGCCGTACCCAAGCGCAGTAGTCAACACAAAGGGGGAAGCAGGCGGTGA
- a CDS encoding NlpC/P60 family protein, translating into MRTKQDIVDEARGWLGTPYVHQASVRGAGADCLGLLRGVWRAVMGHEPEAVPVYSMDWSEPQGEERMWAAARRHLVEKSPDDLAPGDVLLFRMRDAAVAKHLGIVSAQDPMRFIHAYTGHGVVENTLSEPWRRRVVACFEFPLEDF; encoded by the coding sequence ATGCGGACAAAACAAGATATCGTGGACGAAGCGCGCGGATGGCTGGGCACACCTTATGTTCATCAGGCCTCTGTTCGGGGTGCAGGCGCCGATTGTCTGGGCTTGCTGCGGGGCGTTTGGCGCGCGGTGATGGGGCATGAGCCCGAGGCGGTGCCGGTCTACAGCATGGATTGGTCCGAGCCACAGGGTGAGGAACGCATGTGGGCCGCAGCCCGTCGCCATCTAGTCGAGAAATCGCCCGATGATTTGGCCCCGGGGGATGTATTGCTGTTTCGGATGCGGGATGCGGCCGTGGCAAAGCATCTGGGCATCGTCAGCGCCCAAGACCCGATGCGATTCATCCACGCCTATACCGGGCATGGTGTTGTTGAAAACACGCTGAGCGAGCCTTGGCGTCGCCGCGTGGTCGCTTGTTTCGAATTCCCGCTGGAGGATTTCTGA
- a CDS encoding glycoside hydrolase/phage tail family protein, with product MATIVLSAAGAAIGGSIGGSVAGLSTAVIGRAVGATLGRVIDNRLMASQSVMGGGSEVVETGRLDRFRLTETGEGATVATVYGRMRVGGQVIWASDFLETRSTSTTTQTSGGGGGGKGKPKPVEVTTTTTTHSYSYSVSLAIAVGAGQVADITRVWADGEEVERRTLNMRIYRGDHEQLPDPLIEAVEGAGTVPAYRGTAYVVIEDLALGPFGNRVPQFSFEVVRQEQEEMPDAADALSRIIKGVALMPGTGEYALASSQVNYTKGRGRSWAANVNSPSGKSDLVTSTRALGQELPGCEAASLIVSWFGDDLRCGECQIRPKVERKNIEGANMPWSVSGLSRTAAGQVKWQDGRPVYGGTPADAAVVQAIRHLKNSGKRVMFYPFILMEQSEGNGLPDPWSDAPDQPHLPWRGRITLDVAPGRPGSPDQTADADAQVAAFFGTARASHFSTSGSKVTYRGPSEWGLRRFILHYAALCKAAGGVESFCIGSEMRGLTQIRGASGFAAVAGLRSLAAEVRAILGRETKIGYAADWTEYFGYQPQDGTGDRYFHLDPLWADENIDFVGIDNYMPLSDWRDGGSHLDAEVSNGSIYDLDYLRGNIEGGEGYDWYYASPEEAEAQIRSPITDDDHGEPWVWRYKDLRNWWANRHHERIGGVRQQTPTGWVPVSKPIWFTELGCAAIDKGTNQPNKFLDPKSSESNLPRYSNGVRDDFIMVQYLRAVLGYWGDTEINPVSDIYDGPMVDLSNAFVWAWDARPFPTFPNLRTQWSDGDNYARGHWLNGRSGSRTLASVVTEICHEAGVTAIDVSELYGVVRGYAVEDVMNARQALQPLMLRYGFDAIERDGVLKFRTRDGRRAVDIDPEQIAISADIDGPVEHRREAEAEMTGRVRLRFVQSDADHDVVAEEAVLPDDKTHAVAVNEMPLSMTRAEGRQTVERWLSESRISRETARFALPPSLLNVGAGDVVRLPDAGDGALYRIDRLEQAEMQLADAVRIEPGVYTPSDVLDDVAVAKPFIAPVPVLPVFMDLPLITGSEAPHAPYLAISAEPWPGNVAVYSAAQDEDYTLHQVIAGQAVIGFTETPLRRAGVGIWDEGAALRVNLIDGVLESRPRSALLSGANLAAIGDGTPGNWEVFQFSDAVLQETGVYNLSGRLRGQLGTDALMPDVWPEASTFVLLDERVYQTGLLRTERRVAKHYRIGPATRGYEDPAYVHLVEAFDGNGLRPYAPVHLQASASATGDKISWVRRTRIDGDDWSALDVPLGEESESYLIRVFTEGALLRETVTSDPVWQYSAAMKADDGLAGPYDIAVAQVSATYGPGAFARLSVG from the coding sequence ATGGCCACAATAGTTCTGTCTGCTGCAGGTGCGGCAATAGGTGGTTCGATCGGGGGCTCGGTTGCGGGCCTATCAACGGCGGTGATTGGCCGCGCGGTCGGGGCGACGCTGGGGCGGGTGATCGACAACCGGTTGATGGCCAGCCAATCCGTAATGGGTGGCGGCAGCGAGGTGGTCGAGACCGGGCGTCTGGATCGTTTCCGTCTCACCGAAACCGGTGAGGGTGCGACCGTCGCGACGGTCTACGGCCGGATGCGAGTTGGAGGACAGGTCATCTGGGCCTCGGACTTTCTGGAAACCCGATCGACCTCGACGACGACGCAAACATCAGGCGGTGGCGGTGGAGGCAAGGGGAAACCCAAGCCCGTTGAAGTGACGACAACAACAACCACGCATAGCTACAGCTATTCGGTGTCTCTGGCGATTGCGGTGGGCGCGGGACAGGTTGCGGATATCACGCGTGTCTGGGCCGATGGTGAAGAGGTCGAGCGCCGAACGCTGAACATGCGGATATATCGCGGCGATCACGAGCAATTGCCCGACCCGCTCATTGAAGCGGTCGAAGGGGCAGGCACGGTGCCCGCCTATCGCGGCACGGCTTATGTGGTGATCGAAGATCTGGCGCTGGGCCCCTTTGGCAACCGCGTGCCGCAATTCTCGTTCGAGGTGGTGCGGCAGGAACAAGAAGAGATGCCGGATGCGGCGGACGCGCTGTCACGGATCATCAAGGGGGTGGCCTTGATGCCGGGTACGGGTGAATACGCGCTGGCTTCATCTCAGGTTAATTACACCAAGGGCCGGGGGCGCAGTTGGGCGGCGAATGTCAATTCACCATCGGGCAAGTCCGATCTGGTGACCTCGACGCGGGCGCTCGGCCAGGAATTGCCGGGCTGCGAGGCGGCTTCGTTGATCGTGTCGTGGTTCGGCGATGATTTGCGCTGCGGAGAATGCCAGATCCGCCCCAAGGTTGAACGCAAGAATATCGAGGGCGCAAACATGCCCTGGAGTGTTTCAGGTCTGTCCCGAACTGCGGCGGGGCAGGTGAAATGGCAGGATGGGCGTCCGGTTTATGGCGGTACACCGGCTGATGCGGCCGTAGTGCAGGCGATCCGACACCTGAAGAACTCGGGCAAACGGGTTATGTTTTATCCGTTTATTTTGATGGAGCAATCAGAGGGCAACGGCCTGCCTGATCCGTGGTCCGATGCGCCGGATCAACCTCATTTACCCTGGCGTGGGCGGATCACTTTGGATGTTGCTCCGGGGCGGCCAGGCTCGCCGGATCAAACTGCCGATGCGGATGCGCAGGTGGCGGCGTTCTTTGGTACGGCGCGCGCGTCACATTTCTCGACCAGCGGCAGCAAAGTGACCTATCGCGGCCCAAGTGAATGGGGGTTACGGCGGTTTATTCTGCACTATGCGGCCCTGTGCAAGGCGGCGGGCGGCGTGGAGTCCTTCTGCATCGGGTCCGAGATGCGCGGGCTAACGCAAATCCGCGGCGCGTCTGGCTTCGCTGCAGTTGCGGGGCTGCGGTCTCTGGCCGCGGAAGTGCGCGCGATATTGGGTCGGGAAACTAAGATCGGCTATGCCGCAGACTGGACCGAGTATTTCGGGTATCAGCCGCAAGACGGCACCGGAGACCGGTATTTCCACCTCGACCCGCTTTGGGCCGATGAGAACATAGATTTTGTCGGCATCGACAACTATATGCCGCTGTCCGACTGGCGGGATGGGGGCTCGCATCTGGACGCTGAGGTGTCGAATGGGTCGATCTACGATCTGGACTATCTGCGCGGCAATATCGAAGGCGGCGAGGGGTATGATTGGTACTATGCGTCACCCGAGGAAGCCGAAGCGCAGATCCGAAGCCCGATCACTGATGACGATCATGGCGAGCCGTGGGTCTGGCGGTACAAGGACCTGCGCAACTGGTGGGCGAACCGACATCATGAGCGGATCGGGGGCGTGCGGCAGCAAACACCCACGGGTTGGGTTCCGGTGTCCAAGCCAATCTGGTTCACCGAACTGGGCTGCGCGGCCATCGACAAGGGTACGAACCAGCCGAACAAATTCTTGGACCCAAAGTCGTCTGAATCGAATTTGCCGCGCTATTCCAACGGAGTACGGGATGATTTTATCATGGTTCAGTACCTTCGGGCCGTCCTTGGCTATTGGGGTGATACTGAGATCAACCCGGTTTCAGATATCTATGACGGCCCGATGGTGGACCTGTCGAACGCATTTGTCTGGGCTTGGGATGCGCGTCCGTTCCCGACTTTCCCGAACCTGCGGACGCAGTGGTCGGACGGCGATAACTATGCACGTGGGCATTGGCTGAACGGGCGGTCCGGGTCGCGGACTCTGGCCTCGGTCGTGACAGAAATCTGCCATGAGGCAGGGGTGACGGCGATTGATGTGTCCGAGCTCTACGGCGTGGTACGCGGTTACGCGGTTGAGGACGTAATGAACGCTCGGCAGGCCTTGCAGCCGCTGATGCTGCGCTATGGGTTTGATGCGATCGAGCGGGACGGGGTGCTGAAGTTTAGAACCCGCGACGGGCGTCGGGCCGTTGACATTGACCCCGAGCAGATCGCCATCAGCGCGGATATCGACGGGCCAGTGGAACATCGCCGCGAGGCTGAGGCCGAGATGACCGGTCGCGTGCGTCTGCGGTTCGTCCAGTCGGATGCAGATCACGATGTGGTCGCGGAAGAGGCTGTTTTGCCGGATGACAAAACCCATGCGGTTGCGGTCAACGAAATGCCCCTGTCGATGACCCGCGCCGAGGGGCGGCAAACGGTCGAGCGCTGGCTGAGCGAATCCCGCATTTCGCGAGAGACGGCGCGTTTTGCGCTGCCGCCGTCGCTGTTGAACGTTGGGGCCGGGGATGTGGTGCGTCTGCCGGATGCCGGGGACGGAGCTCTTTATCGGATCGACCGGTTGGAACAGGCCGAGATGCAGCTGGCGGATGCGGTACGCATCGAACCCGGCGTTTATACCCCTTCTGATGTGCTGGATGATGTGGCGGTGGCCAAGCCGTTCATCGCTCCGGTGCCAGTTCTGCCGGTGTTCATGGATCTGCCGCTGATCACTGGATCCGAAGCGCCCCATGCGCCGTATCTGGCGATATCGGCCGAGCCCTGGCCCGGTAACGTGGCTGTCTATTCGGCTGCACAGGATGAGGACTATACCTTGCATCAAGTAATCGCGGGGCAGGCGGTGATTGGCTTCACCGAAACACCCCTGCGACGCGCAGGCGTTGGGATCTGGGACGAAGGGGCCGCGTTGCGTGTCAACCTGATCGATGGCGTGTTGGAGTCTCGTCCCCGCTCGGCGTTGCTGAGTGGTGCCAATCTGGCTGCCATCGGTGACGGAACACCGGGCAATTGGGAAGTGTTCCAGTTCTCGGATGCGGTCTTGCAGGAGACTGGCGTTTACAATTTGTCAGGCCGCTTGCGTGGTCAGCTGGGTACGGATGCCCTGATGCCGGATGTATGGCCTGAAGCGTCTACCTTTGTCCTACTGGATGAACGTGTTTATCAGACCGGATTGCTGCGCACCGAACGCCGCGTGGCCAAGCATTACCGTATCGGCCCTGCAACGCGCGGGTACGAGGACCCGGCATATGTGCATCTGGTTGAAGCTTTCGATGGCAATGGGCTGAGACCTTATGCGCCAGTGCATTTGCAGGCTTCTGCGTCGGCTACCGGGGACAAGATCTCGTGGGTGCGCCGCACCCGGATTGATGGCGATGACTGGAGCGCATTGGATGTGCCTCTGGGCGAAGAAAGCGAATCCTATCTGATCCGCGTCTTCACTGAGGGTGCTTTGTTGCGCGAAACTGTCACCAGTGATCCGGTTTGGCAGTATTCTGCCGCGATGAAAGCCGATGACGGGCTGGCCGGACCCTACGATATCGCAGTCGCGCAGGTTTCGGCTACCTACGGACCCGGGGCGTTTGCGCGCCTTTCGGTCGGCTAG
- a CDS encoding TraR/DksA C4-type zinc finger protein, with translation MNSADLDHFRKLVHQRLRDLAAQSAAGQDAQSVVELDQQAVGRLSRMDALQNQAMAKAQQARRDTETHRLRAALNRMDEDDFGYCEDCGEEIAHGRLELDLAASKCVSCASG, from the coding sequence ATGAACTCAGCCGATCTGGACCATTTTCGGAAGCTTGTTCACCAGCGCCTTCGCGATCTCGCCGCGCAATCCGCCGCCGGTCAGGATGCGCAATCAGTTGTGGAGCTGGATCAACAGGCAGTGGGTCGGCTCAGCCGGATGGATGCGTTGCAAAATCAAGCAATGGCCAAGGCGCAACAGGCCCGGCGCGACACCGAAACGCATCGGCTTCGGGCCGCTCTAAACCGGATGGACGAAGACGATTTCGGCTATTGCGAAGATTGCGGCGAGGAAATAGCGCACGGAAGGCTAGAGCTGGACCTAGCCGCCTCAAAATGTGTCAGTTGCGCATCTGGCTGA
- the cysE gene encoding serine O-acetyltransferase, translating to MFETRSQVTPVDPVWDRITSEAHAAVEKEPLMGGLVHACILHHRSLERALSYRISAKLCSNEMSMMVLREIVDEAYADDKALIEAARADLMAVYERDPACHRLLQPILYFKGYQAMQAYRVAHWLWNKGRHDLAYFFQMRSSEIFGIDIHPAARIGKGIMIDHAHSIVIGETAVVGDNVSMLHSVTLGGTGKEEEQRHPTIGDGVLIGAGAKVLGNIEVGHCSRIAAGSVVLQEVPPCTTVAGIPAKIVGEAGCEQPSISMDHMLGKDQ from the coding sequence ATGTTCGAAACGCGCAGCCAAGTGACACCTGTGGACCCGGTTTGGGACCGCATCACCTCGGAAGCCCATGCAGCCGTCGAGAAAGAGCCGCTGATGGGTGGGTTGGTGCACGCCTGTATCTTGCATCACCGCAGTCTTGAGAGGGCATTGTCCTATCGCATCTCGGCCAAGCTATGCTCGAATGAGATGTCGATGATGGTACTGCGTGAGATCGTGGATGAGGCCTATGCTGACGACAAAGCGTTGATAGAAGCCGCGCGCGCGGACCTGATGGCCGTTTATGAACGCGATCCGGCCTGCCACCGCCTGCTGCAACCGATCCTTTATTTCAAGGGGTATCAGGCGATGCAGGCTTATCGCGTAGCCCACTGGCTTTGGAACAAGGGGCGCCATGATCTGGCGTATTTCTTCCAGATGCGATCTTCCGAGATATTCGGCATTGATATCCATCCAGCTGCCCGCATCGGTAAAGGCATCATGATCGACCATGCCCATTCTATCGTGATCGGTGAAACCGCTGTGGTTGGGGACAATGTTTCGATGTTGCATTCGGTGACGTTGGGCGGAACCGGCAAGGAAGAAGAACAGCGCCATCCAACCATTGGTGACGGCGTTCTGATCGGCGCGGGTGCTAAGGTTCTGGGCAATATCGAGGTTGGCCATTGCAGCCGTATCGCCGCCGGATCAGTGGTGCTGCAGGAAGTGCCACCGTGCACGACGGTTGCTGGCATTCCCGCCAAGATCGTGGGTGAGGCCGGGTGCGAACAGCCGTCAATCTCGATGGATCATATGCTGGGGAAAGACCAGTAA
- a CDS encoding pyruvate dehydrogenase complex dihydrolipoamide acetyltransferase encodes MPTEILMPALSPTMEEGTLAKWLVKEGDTVSSGDLLAEIETDKATMEFEAVDEGTVGKILIPEGTEGVKVNTAIAVLLEDGESADDIGATPTAAPAAAPAAAAGNEAAAPAAPEAPAPAPAAPAKADGGRIFASPLARRIAAQKGLDLAQISGSGPHGRIVKADVESATAAPAAAPAPAAAAAQTAAAPAGPSADAVAKMYEGREYEEIKLDGMRKTIAARLSEAKQTIPHFYLRRDIKLDALLKFRSQLNKQLEGRGVKLSVNDFIIKAVANALQQVPECNAVWAGDRVLQLKPSDVAVAVAIEGGLFTPVLQDADTKSLSALSTEMKDLAGRARERKLAPHEYQGGTFAVSNLGMFGIDNFDAIVNPPHAGILAVGTGLKKPIVGDDGELTVATVMSVTMSVDHRVIDGALGAQLLQAIVDNLENPMVMLA; translated from the coding sequence ATGCCCACCGAAATCCTGATGCCTGCCCTGTCCCCGACGATGGAGGAAGGCACACTTGCAAAATGGCTCGTCAAGGAAGGCGACACCGTCTCCTCGGGCGATCTGCTGGCCGAAATTGAAACCGACAAGGCAACAATGGAGTTCGAGGCCGTTGACGAAGGCACCGTCGGCAAGATCCTTATTCCTGAGGGAACCGAAGGCGTTAAAGTCAACACCGCCATCGCAGTCCTGCTGGAAGATGGGGAAAGCGCTGATGATATCGGTGCAACGCCAACCGCTGCTCCCGCGGCTGCGCCAGCTGCCGCCGCGGGCAACGAGGCTGCCGCACCAGCGGCACCCGAGGCGCCCGCCCCTGCCCCAGCGGCACCGGCCAAAGCGGATGGCGGTCGTATTTTTGCCTCCCCCCTTGCTCGTCGGATTGCCGCGCAAAAGGGTCTGGATCTGGCTCAAATCTCAGGTTCTGGCCCGCATGGCCGTATCGTCAAAGCCGATGTGGAAAGCGCCACAGCCGCACCTGCAGCGGCACCTGCGCCTGCTGCTGCAGCCGCCCAAACCGCCGCCGCTCCCGCAGGTCCATCGGCGGACGCCGTGGCCAAGATGTACGAAGGCCGCGAATACGAAGAGATCAAACTCGATGGCATGCGCAAGACCATCGCCGCGCGTCTGTCTGAGGCCAAACAGACCATCCCGCATTTCTACCTGCGTCGCGACATTAAGCTGGATGCGCTACTCAAGTTCCGCAGCCAGTTGAACAAGCAACTCGAAGGCCGGGGTGTGAAGCTCAGCGTCAACGACTTTATCATCAAAGCCGTCGCCAACGCACTACAGCAGGTTCCCGAATGCAACGCCGTCTGGGCGGGCGACCGGGTTCTGCAACTGAAACCTTCGGATGTGGCTGTTGCCGTCGCCATCGAGGGCGGTCTGTTCACTCCGGTCCTGCAAGATGCCGACACCAAATCGCTGTCGGCGCTGTCGACTGAGATGAAAGACCTCGCCGGACGCGCCCGCGAGCGCAAGCTGGCCCCGCACGAGTACCAAGGCGGTACTTTCGCAGTCTCGAACCTCGGCATGTTCGGCATCGACAATTTCGATGCCATCGTGAACCCGCCGCATGCAGGTATCCTCGCAGTTGGTACCGGCCTCAAGAAACCCATAGTGGGCGATGACGGAGAACTGACGGTCGCAACCGTCATGTCCGTCACCATGTCGGTCGATCACCGGGTCATCGACGGCGCGCTTGGCGCTCAGCTGCTGCAAGCCATCGTCGACAACCTGGAAAATCCGATGGTCATGTTGGCCTAA